In Leishmania major strain Friedlin complete genome, chromosome 34, the following proteins share a genomic window:
- a CDS encoding putative selenocysteine-specific elongation factor: MLNVNIGLLGHVDSGKTALAKALSSTASTAAFDKSPQSQSRGITLDLGFSACEVSVEDGNEDATQVLRAAELTKVQCTLVDCPGHASLIRTVVGGAQIIDAMVLVVDATKGIQVQTAECLVLGEVLAKPLVVVLNKIDAIQGVSPAGKEAALAALKRKLQQVFRRTRWPTVAIVEVAAAPREVAGGIGHPVNTEAVLPQVLRAVDLAALKSAKESEAERPAQFYMLVDHCFAVRGQGTVFTGTVVAGVVRVGDTVLVPELQTTRKVKGLQAFHKPVELAQGGDRVGLCVAQFDPTWMERGVVCSAASSGRTLVSSSQLIARVHRVRYHPLPCDTHTRFHITIGHATVMGTMRYFARLPHANESLDVPGTVAAFDPSIESAYVEELDDGVVARYTSTDTTAGVPGRPLPVAPAEQDYYAVLLLERPVLAAPGLSLIAMRLDVERENFCRIALAGTVCHVFMEDGAAARTATAVPGSSDQSASHGQVPAWRRLPVVRYRYRVLRVDRVLDSRSCIADGVVSLQTAGAGGSGNRPAGASAGARRDKGCVNVEARQRAELFAEVQKFLRLVVVFEPEDADAAVTTPQASNPDAVKGIIDSSFGKTGKVKLVFDGPVFADPAANADTAPIGSFMSAARKKRSKSTKGPDSADAGCSGSVFRRPGRILLILKKYPFALHSGLEQ, encoded by the coding sequence ATGTTAAATGTGAACATTGGGCTTCTCGGTCATGTTGATAGTGGCAAGACGGCGCTGGCCAAGGCGCTGTCGAGCACTGCCTCCACTGCTGCCTTTGATAAGAGTCCGCAGAGTCAGTCACGTGGGATTACGCTCGACCTCGGTTTCAGTGCCTGTGAAGTGTCCGTCGAAGACGGCAACGAGGATGCCACCCAAGTGCTGCGGGCAGCCGAGTTGACCAAGGTGCAGTGCACGCTGGTCGACTGCCCAGGACACGCGTCACTGATTCGCACAGTGGTTGGTGGAGCGCAGATAATTGACGCAATGGTGTTGGTCGTCGACGCAACCAAGGGTATCCAAGTGCAGACGGCTGAGTGTCTAGTCCTGGGCGAGGTGCTGGCCAAGCCGCTCGTCGTTGTACTGAACAAGATAGACGCGATTCAAGGCGTATCGCCAGCAGGTAAAGAGGCGGCATTGGCGGCCCTCAAGAGAAAACTGCAGCAGGTGTTTCGCCGCACGCGGTGGCCCACGGTAGCCAttgtggaggtggcggctgccCCACGCGAGGTGGCGGGCGGGATCGGTCACCCCGTGAACACGGAGGCGGTTTTGCCtcaggtgctgcgcgcggtCGACCTCGCGGCCCTGAAGTCTGCcaaagagagcgaggccgAGAGGCCAGCGCAGTTCTACATGCTTGTGGATCACTGCTTCGCCGTGCGGGGTCAGGGCACCGTATTCACCGGGACTGTTGTCGCTGGCGTCGTTCGCGTCGGGGACACGGTGCTCGTGCCGGAGCTGCAGACCACGCGCAAAGTAAAAGGGCTGCAGGCGTTTCACAAGCCGGTCGAGTTGGCGCAGGGCGGGGACCGGGTGGGGCTGTGTGTGGCTCAGTTTGACCCTACGTGGAtggagcgcggcgtcgttTGCAGCGCCGCAAGCAGTGGCCGAACGCTGGTGAGCTCCTCACAGCTGATCGCGCGGGTGCATCGTGTGCGCTATCACCCACTGCCGtgcgacacgcacacaaggTTTCACATCACGATCGGCCATGCTACCGTTATGGGGACCATGAGGTACTTTGCAAGACTGCCGCACGCGAACGAGAGCCTCGACGTACCCGGCACGGTAGCCGCCTTCGATCCGTCCATCGAGAGTGCATATGTGGAAGAGCTAGACGACGGGGTTGTGGCCAGGTACACCTCTACCGACACTACCGCAGGCGTCCCCGGACGACCTTTGCCAGTCGCACCGGCAGAGCAGGACTACtacgccgtgctgctgctcgagcggCCTGTGCTGGCGGCCCCTGGTTTGTCACTGATTGCCATGCGTCTGGATGTGGAGCGGGAGAACTTCTGCCGCATCGCACTAGCCGGCACAGTGTGCCACGTGTTCATGgaggacggcgctgctgcaaggACGGCAACAGCCGTGCCGGGCAGCTCAGACCAGTCTGCGAGTCACGGCCAGGTAccggcgtggcggcggcttccAGTCGTGCGCTACCGGTATCGCGTGCTGCGAGTGGACCGGGTACTGGACAGCCGGAGCTGCATCGCCGACGGTGTCGTATCACTGCAGACGGCCGGCGCCGGGGGTAGCGGTAACCGGCCTGCCGGGGCGTCTGCGGGTGCCAGACGAGATAAGGGCTGTGTCAACGTCGAGGCGCGCCAGAGGGCGGAGCTCTTTGCGGAGGTGCAAAAGTTCCTCCGACTCGTTGTCGTCTTTGAGCCCGAGGATGCAGACGCGGCAGTGACAACTCCTCAAGCAAGCAACCCTGATGCTGTAAAGGGCATCATCGACTCCTCGTTTGGCAAAACAGGGAAGGTGAAGCTTGTCTTCGATGGCCCTGTCTTTGCCGATCCCGCTGCGAACGCCGACACAGCGCCGATCGGCTCATTCATGTCGGCGGCGCGTAAGAAGCGCAGTAAGTCGACAAAGGGCCCTGACTCAGCGGAcgcgggctgcagcggaaGTGTATTTCGCCGGCCAGGACGCATTCTTCTGATTCTGAAGAAGTACCCCTTTGCCCTTCACTCAGGCCTCGAGCAGTGA
- a CDS encoding regulatory subunit of protein kinase a-like protein: MSSFDKYVVQLVCRMGDSVSKGMREVILLNIKDSIDDYQRLRDPAEAQTRKKAAAVKKRRAAARKAKEEERCRRMERQANLPPFPPSSSNNAIQPAATDSKSNKKAHKGKSAAKSNTVNSSAPSSAERAGAMTAATAAAKAPARPKMPSVQLKDIDFLFVKEVEAQLRDLGRRPRAMYSLAGSTQECVASNGFGAETPLGAASAPKPAGVRETAARNKKSESATPPKRMSPPPLDHTAMKQSDRENLLICGSDETLPLPRSDTISYQETFKTFKFGRQDVDNESDSIAEKDSQDGEQRQREAEEDEFIDDCEDARRRTIQMQRPSRGAISDSSLDIDEARIASFPTTPKSQEKMKTISRVLVRHFLFSTLDDSDIAKFASIMDVEKFEAGTQILEKGHTNDTFFIVLDGEAETTMMNEDGAEVVVPLVRGSTFGDLGLMYEISNGAAVVARSSVQCASLERRTYKMITSRAMEDKRRRYVDFLSSLPVFAGVSSRQLQDVAERLKEDSYVEGQRVIAAGVPNHWLHIITEGSVCVMAPDAESGDMKEVALLHAGDFAGQIEFLYHHVAVADVVAVSAVVKTAKLSRRSFEFFPEEARERLIRAVEEEETYATYQKRMHSGTRPPLDTTPPFDAPPSHLWHTLQQHESA; this comes from the coding sequence ATGTCCAGTTTCGACAAATACGTGGTGCAGCTGGTGTGCCGTATGGGTGATAGCGTGTCGAAAGGGATGCGGGAGGTGATACTGCTAAACATCAAGGACAGCATTGACGATTACCAACGGCTCCGTGACCCGGCTGAGGCGCAGACACGCAAGAAAGCCGCGGCTGTCAAGAAGCGGCGGGCGGCTGCGCGAAAggccaaggaggaggagcggtgCCGAAGAATGGAGCGGCAAGCGAATCTGCCGCCATTCCCGCCGTCGAGTTCGAATAACGCCATTCAACCCGCCGCGACGGACTCAAAGTCAAACAAGAAGGCGCACAAGGGAAAGTCCGCTGCCAAAAGCAATACCGTGAActcctctgccccctcctctgcagaGCGTGCTGGTGCCATGACCGcagccactgcagctgcgaaggcgccggcgcgcccGAAGATGCCCTCGGTGCAGTTGAAAGACATTGACTTCCTCTTTGtaaaggaggtggaggcgcaaCTGCGCGATCTGGGAAGGAGGCCGAGGGCGATGTACTCTTTGGCGGGTTCCACGCAAGAATGCGTTGCCTCGAATGGCTTCGGAGCCGAGACGCCTCTTGGTGCCGCATCTGCACCTAAACCTGCTGGGGTCAGGGAAACGGCTGCGAGGAACAAGAAGTCAGAGTCGGCCACCCCGCCAAAGCGCATGTCGCCGCCCCCACTGGACCACACCGCGATGAAGCAGTCGGACCGGGAAAACTTGTTGATCTGTGGCTCAGATGAGACTTTGCCACTGCCCCGGAGCGACACAATCTCCTACCAGGAAACCTTCAAAACATTTAAGTTTGGACGTCAGGACGTGGACAACGAAAGCGACTCCATAGCCGAGAAGGACTCACAGGACGGAGAACAAAGGCAGAgggaagcggaggaggatgagtTCATCGACGACTGCGAGGATGCTCGACGCCGAACCATCCAAATGCAGCGCCCGAGTCGTGGCGCCATCTCGGACTCCTCGTTAGACATTGACGAGGCGCGTATTGCTAGCTTTCCGACAACGCCCAAGTCACAGGAGAAAATGAAGACAATCTCGCGCGTCCTTGTGCGTCACTTTTTGTTTTCTACGCTGGACGACAGTGATATTGCGAAGTTTGCGTCCATCATGGATGTCGAGAAGTTCGAGGCGGGCACGCAAATCTTGGAAAAAGGCCACACGAACGACACCTTCTTCATTGTGCTTGACGGTGAGGCGGAAACGACGATGATGAACGAGGACGGCGCGGAGGTGGTCGTGCCTCTGGTGCGCGGCTCCACATTTGGGGACCTGGGGCTGATGTACGAAATATCGAATGGTGCGGCCGTCGTGGCTCGCTCCTCGGTGCAGTGTGCCTCGCTGGAGCGCCGCACCTACAAGATGATCACTTCGCGCGCGATGGAGGACAAGCGGCGCAGATATGTTGATTTcctgtcgtcgctgccggtgttTGCCGGGGTGTCTTCGCGCCAGCTACAGGACGTCGCAGAGCGCCTCAAGGAGGACAGCTACGTGGAGGGTCAGAGGGTGATCGCGGCCGGAGTGCCGAATCACTGGTTGCACATCATCACGGAGGGAAGCGTATGCGTAATGGCGCCGGACGCAGAGAGTGGGGATATGAAAGAAGTGGCACTGCTCCACGCCGGCGACTTTGCTGGTCAAATCGAGTTCCTTTACCATCACGTCGCCGTTGCTGATGTCGTGGCTGTGAGCGCGGTGGTAAAGACCGCGAAGCTCAGTCGCCGCTCCTTCGAATTCTTCCCGGAGGAGGCCCGCGAGCGGCTGATCAGggccgtcgaggaggaggagacgtaCGCGACGTATCAGAAGCGCATGCACAGTGGCACACGTCCGCCTCTGGACACAACGCCGCCGTTCGATGCCCCGCCGTCTCACTTGTGGCACACTCTGCAACAGCACGAGAGTGCGTGA
- a CDS encoding putative ribosomal protein L3: MSHCKFEHPRHGHLGFLPRKRSRQIRGRARAFPKDDATQKPHLTSFMVFKAGMTHIVRDVDRPGSKVNKKEVVEPVTILEAPPMVIVGIVGYRQTPVGLKTIGTVWAHHTSVEFRRRYYKNWKQSAQLAFSRQKQFANTKEGKVAEARTLNAFAKKASVIRVIAHTQLRKLRNHRVGVKKAHVQEIQVNGGSVAAKIALAKSLLEKEVRVDSVFQQSEACDVCSVTKGHGTEGVVKRWGVACLPRKTHRGLRKVACIGAWHPARVMYTVARAGQHGYHHRTQLNKKIYQIGRSVAVEPNQATTTYDLTAKTITPMGGFVGYGTVRNDYVMLKGSVSGPRRRVMTLRRPMAPQTSRQLKEKIVLKFIDTSSKIGHGRFQTKKEKNQWFGPLKKDRIRREERLRKERAARAVERKAKAAKK; encoded by the coding sequence ATGTCTCACTGCAAGTTCGAGCACCCCCGCCACGGCCATCTCGGCTTCCTGCCGCGCAAGCGCTCGCGCCAGATCCGCggccgtgcgcgcgcgttcCCCAAGGACGACGCGACGCAGAAGCCCCACCTGACGAGCTTCATGGTGTTCAAGGCCGGTATGACGCACATTGTGCGTGATGTCGATCGCCCTGGATCGAAGGTGAACAAGAAGGAAGTGGTGGAGCCGGTGACGATCCTGGAGGCGCCGCCGATGGTGATTGTCGGCATTGTGGGCTACCGCCAAACGCCGGTTGGCCTGAAGACGATCGGCACCGTGTGGGCGCACCACACGAGCGTCGAgttccgccgccgctactaCAAGAACTGGAAGCAGTCTGCGCAACTGGCCTTCTCCCGCCAGAAGCAGTTTGCGAACACGAAGGAGGGCAAGGTCgccgaggcgcgcacgctgAACGCGTTCGCGAAGAAGGCGTCCGTCATCCGCGTgatcgcgcacacgcagctgcgcaagcttCGCAACCACCGCGTGGGCGTGAAgaaggcgcacgtgcaggagATCCAGgtcaacggcggcagcgttgcgGCGAAGATCGCGCTGGCCAAGTCcctgctggagaaggaggtgcgcgTCGACTCCGTGTTCCAGCAGTCCGAGGCGTGCGACGTGTGCTCCGTCACGAAAGGCCACGGTACGGAGGGCGTGGTGAAGCGCTGGGGCGTTGCCTGCCTGCCACGCAAGACGCACCGCGGTCTGCGCAAGGTTGCGTGCATCGGCGCGTGGCACCCTGCCCGCGTCATGTACActgtcgcgcgcgccggTCAGCACGGttaccaccaccgcacgcaGCTGAACAAGAAGATCTACCAGATCGGCCGCTCCGTTGCTGTGGAGCCGAACCAGGCGACGACGACCTACGATCTGACAGCCAAGACGATCACGCCCATGGGTGGCTTCGTCGGCTACGGTACGGTGCGCAACGACTACGTGATGCTGAAGGGCTCCGTGTCTGgcccgcgccgccgtgtgatgacgctgcgccgcccgaTGGCGCCGCAGACGTCGCGCCAGCTGAAGGAGAAGATCGTGCTGAAGTTCATCGACACGAGCTCGAAGATCGGCCACGGCCGCTTCCAGacgaagaaggagaagaacCAGTGGTTCGGCCCGCTCAAGAAGGACCGCATCCGCCGcgaggagcgcctgcgcaaggAGCGCGCTGCCCGCGCCGTGGAGCGCAAGGCAAAGGCCGCGAAGAAGTAA
- the SAT gene encoding serine acetyltransferase — MKRLDRIREALEQLNPQRADSTLPTFHPRISLHKLKELVECLFYVFFPECTNPPSEVTPTFAEADSLMEWVIGHIADILVTQIYVAFVLHGDAHAVEDTKPFKPLNTSQRTQLEWNGQRCATLSLLAMESRSTKGGFAVAAAAEQDALKASLEELSCTGNRARLPSTEVSSKSAASKANAMRVTADINSSANQDFLTNCKRRADAIVTKFVVERLAHVHWLLHTDVEAIFKGDVAASSPSEVVLCYPGLRCMVHQRVAHQLHLLGVPQNFTRMLTELAHSETGIDIHPNTAIGHHFFIDHGTGVVIGATAVIGNDVSIYQGVTLGARSFPTDEKTGERIRDLPRHPIIEDGVTLYANAVVLGRVTIGERSTIGGNCWVVRDVPPFSAIVQRSHHVLQPHERMFLEGDGSGI; from the coding sequence ATGAAGCGCCTTGACCGCATTCGGGAGGctctggagcagctgaaCCCGCAGCGCGCGGATAGCACTTTGCCTACGTTTCACCCCCGCATCAGCCTTCACAAGTTGAAGGAGCTGGTCGAGTGCCTCTTTTATGTCTTCTTCCCAGAGTGCACGAACCCGCCGTCGGAGGTGACGCCGACGTTCGCCGAGGCAGACTCGCTGATGGAGTGGGTGATTGGCCACATTGCAGACATTCTTGTGACACAGATCTACGTCGCCTTTGTCTTGCAcggcgacgcgcacgcggtGGAGGACACAAAGCCTTTCAAGCCCTTGAACACATCGCAACGCACGCAGCTGGAGTGGAatgggcagcgctgcgccacaCTGTCGTTGCTCGCGATGGAGTCGAGAAGCACAAAAGGTGGAtttgctgtggctgctgcggcggagcaggaCGCTTTAAAGGCATCGCTTGAAGAGCTGAGCTGCACGGGGAACCGCGCTCGCTTACCATCGACGGAGGTCTCGTCCAAGTCGGCAGCCTCTAAGGCAAACGCCATGCGTGTCACTGCCGACatcaacagcagcgccaatCAGGACTTCCTCACCAACTGCAAGCGCAGGGCAGACGCGATTGTGACGAAGTTTGTCGTGGAGCGACTCGCGCACGTGCACTGGCTCCTCCACACAGACGTGGAGGCCATCTTTAAGGGGGACGTtgccgcctcctcaccgAGTGAAGTGGTACTGTGCTACCCAGGACTTCGCTGCATGGTGCATCAGCGCGTGGCACATCAGCTGCACCTGCTCGGAGTCCCACAGAACTTTACCCGTATGCTGACAGAGTTGGCGCATTCAGAGACGGGGATCGACATCCACCCGAACACGGCCATTGGGCATCATTTCTTCATTGACcacggcaccggcgtcgtCATAGGGGCGACGGCGGTCATCGGCAATGACGTCTCCATCTACCAAGGTGTTACTCTTGGTGCGCGGAGTTTTCCGACGGACGAGAAAACAGGCGAGAGGATTCGAGACCTCCCACGACACCCCATCATCGAGGACGGCGTCACGCTGTACGCAAACGCCGTTGTGCTGGGTCGCGTGACAATCGGTGAGCGCAGCACCATTGGCGGTAACTGCTGGGTGGTGCGCGATGTGCCGCCCTTCTCAGCGATAGTGCAGAGGTCCCACCACGTACTGCAACCACATGAGCGCATGTTTCTTGAGGGGGATGGCTCTGGCATCTGA
- a CDS encoding ubiquitin related modifier (urm1)-like protein, producing MEMRHRQIKVALSGGCELLFDKEVTITLADVVPVGATVAQLIDMLRRGYIKERPELFVDATGANVRPGILVLVNGCDAEVLGGVEHVLEDGDEVEFVSTLHGG from the coding sequence ATGGAGATGAGGCACAGACAAATCAAAGTTGCCCTCAGCGGCGGATGCGAGCTGCTCTTCGACAAGGAGGTGACTATCACCTTGGCCGATGTGGTGCCTGTTGGCGCGACCGTCGCACAGTTAATTGATATGCTGCGGCGCGGCTACATCAAGGAGCGACCAGAGCTGTTTGTCGACGCCACGGGCGCCAATGTGCGTCCTGGTATTCTGGTGCTGGTGAACGGATGTGATGCCGAGGTTCTCGGCGGCGTAGAGCACGTCTTGgaagacggcgacgaggtggagTTTGTGTCTACTTTGCACGGCGGTTGA